Proteins co-encoded in one Acinetobacter lwoffii genomic window:
- a CDS encoding TonB-dependent receptor, which produces MTFIKTRKKIVSSAIVSSLSMVAASAMAEEQVIQLETIHQEVKAEQAPSLKVDQSANSKFVAPLLDTPKSVSVISKQLIADTQVTTLADALRTVPGITLGAGEGGNPNGDRPFIRGYNSESSMYVDGVRNATSQNREMFAVEQVEVTKGSASAMGGAGTTGGSINMISKVAKAGDFLEGSVAGGTDNYQRITLDGNKDFGNGIAARVAVMGHQNEKAGQKDGAEYKRAGIAPSISFGLDTPTRGTLSYYYLKTDDTPDSGIPYNNPFALTNANVGLNGNGKPIDIKQGQYYGWKDRDFQKQENQSGTLKLEHDLTDNLTISNTAVYNTSKNDYLWTNPDDSRGNFLLNGNVWARANSRVADTDAFTDQLALTGKFNTGMLKHSFNLGAEYSDQETDRTQYIIDGVNATGNVHNACNAGDITSGWCTSVQNPNRGPWTGTLSTNGADQYNIQSKSKSVYFLDSIEFTPQWLLDLGVRWDDYSTEQTMLAGRFNTTTPAGTIVKLENDKDFINYQAGLTFKPVENGSIYASYATSANPVGVDGGDGSEGITAAINNLKPEEVRTMELGTKWDVLNDKLNLTAAIFRTEKTNTRATGDDGTTSNIGETRVDGIELGVNGNITDKWAISAGYTYLDSEMIDGGFVNTAATGQPAVYAPNPSNGNQVQNVAKNSATLWTTYAVTPALTLGAGAVAMDKVYGNATNTKFVPGYVRYDAMARYNVNENVDLQLNLNNLSDERYFTKAYSSHYATEAEGRSAVLAVNFKY; this is translated from the coding sequence ATGACCTTCATTAAAACACGTAAAAAAATCGTTTCCTCTGCAATTGTTTCATCTTTATCAATGGTAGCTGCATCTGCGATGGCGGAAGAACAGGTGATCCAGTTAGAGACGATTCATCAAGAAGTCAAAGCTGAACAAGCACCCAGCTTAAAAGTAGATCAATCTGCGAATAGCAAATTTGTTGCGCCTTTACTCGACACCCCCAAGTCAGTTTCAGTAATTTCAAAACAGCTGATTGCAGATACACAAGTGACGACTTTAGCTGATGCACTACGTACAGTTCCGGGGATTACCTTGGGTGCAGGTGAAGGTGGCAACCCGAACGGTGACCGCCCATTTATTCGCGGTTATAACTCTGAAAGTTCGATGTATGTAGACGGCGTTCGTAATGCCACCTCACAAAACCGTGAAATGTTTGCGGTAGAACAAGTTGAAGTGACCAAAGGTTCTGCTTCTGCCATGGGCGGTGCAGGCACCACTGGCGGTAGCATTAACATGATTTCTAAAGTCGCTAAAGCAGGCGATTTTCTAGAAGGTTCGGTCGCTGGCGGCACAGACAATTACCAACGTATAACTTTGGATGGTAACAAAGACTTTGGTAATGGTATTGCGGCACGTGTGGCAGTCATGGGGCATCAAAACGAAAAAGCAGGCCAGAAAGACGGTGCTGAATATAAGCGTGCCGGTATTGCACCGAGTATTAGTTTTGGGCTGGACACCCCTACCCGTGGGACTCTAAGTTATTACTACTTAAAAACCGATGACACACCTGATTCAGGTATTCCTTATAACAATCCATTTGCGCTCACAAATGCAAATGTAGGATTGAATGGCAACGGCAAGCCAATTGATATTAAACAAGGTCAATACTATGGCTGGAAAGATCGTGACTTCCAGAAACAGGAAAATCAGTCAGGAACGCTTAAATTAGAACATGATCTGACGGACAACTTAACCATTAGCAATACCGCAGTGTATAACACGTCTAAAAATGATTACCTGTGGACTAACCCGGATGACTCAAGAGGCAACTTCTTACTGAATGGAAATGTCTGGGCACGTGCCAACTCACGTGTGGCAGATACTGATGCTTTTACCGACCAACTTGCTTTAACCGGTAAATTTAATACCGGTATGCTTAAACATAGTTTTAATCTAGGTGCCGAATATTCAGACCAAGAAACTGACCGTACCCAATACATTATCGATGGTGTTAACGCTACAGGTAATGTACACAATGCCTGTAACGCTGGTGATATTACTTCGGGCTGGTGTACTTCGGTACAAAACCCAAACCGTGGGCCATGGACAGGTACATTAAGTACCAATGGTGCCGACCAGTACAATATTCAAAGCAAATCAAAGTCTGTTTATTTCCTGGATAGTATTGAATTCACCCCTCAGTGGCTTTTAGATTTAGGCGTACGTTGGGATGACTACTCAACTGAGCAAACCATGCTTGCAGGTCGTTTTAATACTACGACTCCAGCAGGAACAATTGTTAAACTTGAAAATGATAAAGACTTTATCAACTATCAAGCTGGCCTGACCTTTAAACCTGTTGAAAATGGCAGTATCTATGCAAGTTATGCAACATCTGCAAATCCAGTCGGCGTAGATGGTGGCGATGGTTCTGAAGGGATTACTGCTGCAATAAATAATCTTAAACCTGAAGAAGTCCGGACCATGGAGTTAGGAACTAAATGGGATGTCTTGAATGATAAGCTCAACCTGACTGCAGCTATTTTCCGCACGGAAAAAACCAATACTCGTGCGACCGGAGATGATGGCACCACAAGTAATATTGGTGAAACTCGTGTCGATGGTATTGAGCTTGGTGTAAATGGCAACATCACGGATAAATGGGCTATATCTGCGGGTTATACTTATTTAGACAGTGAAATGATTGATGGTGGATTTGTAAATACTGCCGCTACAGGTCAACCTGCTGTATATGCGCCAAATCCTAGCAATGGGAACCAAGTTCAAAACGTCGCGAAAAACAGTGCAACCCTTTGGACTACTTATGCAGTAACTCCTGCTTTAACTCTAGGTGCTGGTGCCGTCGCAATGGACAAAGTCTATGGTAATGCTACTAATACCAAGTTTGTACCGGGCTATGTTCGCTATGATGCCATGGCACGTTATAACGTGAATGAAAACGTTGATTTGCAATTAAATCTTAACAACCTGTCTGATGAACGTTACTTCACTAAAGCCTATTCATCTCACTATGCTACTGAAGCAGAAGGCCGTAGCGCAGTGCTGGCAGTCAACTTTAAATATTAA
- a CDS encoding Fe2+-dependent dioxygenase, translating into MLHHIPNVLSKEQVQYFREEMNKIEWVNGKVTAGTLSAAVKQNQQLPEDHPLTHHLSNIILESLGQHALFLSAAIPLDIIPPLFNRYENNESFGFHVDNSIRRIRGSNERLRTDLSCTVFLSEPDEYVGGELVVEDTYGYHEVKLPAGDMILYPSTSLHEVTPITAGCRIASFFWVQSMIRDDAERHMLFNLDQSIQNLRMQLGDQHAEVMKLTNLYHNLMRKWAEL; encoded by the coding sequence GTGCTGCATCATATTCCAAATGTACTGAGCAAAGAACAGGTACAATATTTCCGTGAGGAGATGAATAAGATTGAGTGGGTCAACGGCAAGGTTACCGCGGGTACACTCTCTGCCGCCGTGAAACAGAATCAGCAATTGCCTGAAGATCATCCACTTACTCATCATCTCAGCAATATTATTCTAGAATCTCTGGGACAGCATGCTCTGTTTTTATCGGCGGCGATTCCACTGGATATTATTCCCCCGCTTTTTAACCGCTATGAAAATAATGAATCTTTCGGCTTTCATGTCGACAATTCGATTCGTCGTATTCGCGGCAGCAATGAACGTCTCAGAACGGATTTATCCTGTACGGTTTTTTTAAGTGAGCCGGACGAATATGTCGGTGGTGAACTGGTAGTCGAAGACACTTACGGTTATCACGAAGTAAAATTGCCTGCCGGCGATATGATTTTGTATCCATCGACCAGCTTGCATGAAGTCACGCCAATCACTGCCGGTTGTCGAATTGCTTCATTTTTTTGGGTACAAAGCATGATCAGGGATGATGCAGAACGGCATATGCTGTTTAATCTGGATCAGAGTATTCAAAACCTGAGAATGCAGCTGGGTGATCAGCATGCAGAAGTTATGAAACTGACCAACCTGTATCATAATTTAATGCGTAAATGGGCTGAACTTTAA
- the leuA gene encoding 2-isopropylmalate synthase, with protein MMLADPSKKYRRMYQRVDLPDRQWPNNEINKAPIWMSTDLRDGNQAIFEPMNMEQKFKMFQMLVKIGFKHIEIGFPSASQIDFDFTRKLIEEGHIPDDVYIEVLVQARDHLIQRTFESLQGAKRAIVHIYNSNSPTFRNKVLNVDVEGAKQLAINAAQKVKEYAAKQPETEFVFQYSPECFTATELEVAKDVCDAVTEIWEASPTNKVILNLPATVEVSGPHIYADQIEWMHRNIQRRDGVIISVHCHNDRGCGIAASELAIMAGADRVEGCVFGNGERTGNVDVAAIALNMYTQGVAPNLDFSNINEIIATVEECTGLPVHPRHPYAGDLVFTAFSGSHQDAIKKGFEFQKNEEIWDMPYLPIDPKDLGRDYDAVIRVNSQSGKGGIAYLLESNYNVILPRRLQIEFSQIVQKRTDEQGTEISATEIWKLFKETYVDAKNVHYSAKNYKLSDDNGNQVIELDLEIDGQSRRVRGEGNGPISAILDALQLPIDVVNYEERSISSGAHAKALALIELQVKGTGKSAFGAGVHDNIVTSSIEAIIASTNRLIDQGVLSTDQVIAAAV; from the coding sequence ATGATGTTGGCTGATCCAAGTAAAAAATACCGTCGCATGTATCAACGTGTGGACTTACCAGACCGTCAATGGCCGAACAATGAAATCAACAAAGCGCCAATCTGGATGAGTACTGACCTGCGTGACGGTAACCAAGCGATCTTTGAGCCAATGAACATGGAGCAGAAATTCAAGATGTTCCAGATGCTGGTCAAAATCGGTTTCAAGCATATTGAAATCGGCTTCCCCTCAGCATCGCAAATTGACTTCGATTTCACCCGTAAATTGATTGAAGAAGGTCATATTCCAGATGACGTTTATATCGAGGTATTGGTTCAGGCACGTGATCATTTGATTCAACGTACCTTTGAATCTTTACAAGGCGCAAAACGTGCCATTGTACATATCTATAATTCCAACTCGCCGACATTCCGCAACAAAGTCTTAAATGTTGATGTAGAAGGTGCAAAACAGTTAGCCATTAATGCTGCACAGAAAGTAAAAGAATATGCCGCAAAACAGCCGGAAACTGAATTTGTATTTCAGTACAGCCCGGAATGTTTTACTGCAACCGAATTAGAAGTTGCAAAAGATGTCTGCGATGCCGTCACTGAAATCTGGGAAGCATCACCGACCAATAAAGTCATTTTGAACTTGCCTGCAACCGTAGAAGTTTCAGGACCACACATCTATGCCGATCAAATCGAATGGATGCACCGTAACATTCAGCGTCGTGACGGCGTAATCATTTCAGTTCACTGTCATAATGACCGTGGCTGTGGCATTGCTGCTTCTGAATTGGCAATTATGGCTGGTGCTGACCGGGTCGAAGGTTGTGTATTTGGTAATGGCGAACGTACCGGTAACGTCGACGTGGCTGCGATTGCCTTGAACATGTATACCCAAGGCGTGGCACCGAATTTAGATTTCTCCAACATCAATGAAATCATTGCGACTGTGGAAGAATGTACCGGTTTACCTGTGCACCCGCGTCATCCATATGCCGGTGATTTGGTGTTTACTGCATTCTCGGGTTCGCATCAGGATGCCATCAAAAAAGGTTTCGAGTTCCAGAAGAACGAAGAAATCTGGGATATGCCGTACTTGCCAATCGACCCGAAAGATTTAGGCCGTGACTATGATGCCGTAATTCGTGTCAACTCTCAGTCAGGTAAAGGTGGTATCGCCTACTTGTTAGAATCTAACTACAATGTGATTTTGCCACGTCGTTTACAGATTGAATTCTCTCAGATCGTACAAAAACGTACCGATGAGCAAGGCACTGAAATCAGTGCGACTGAAATCTGGAAGTTGTTCAAAGAAACCTATGTGGATGCTAAAAACGTTCACTATTCTGCGAAAAACTACAAATTGTCGGATGACAATGGCAATCAGGTGATTGAGCTTGATCTTGAAATTGATGGCCAGTCACGTCGTGTTCGTGGTGAAGGCAATGGTCCAATTTCTGCGATTTTGGATGCACTTCAGTTGCCGATTGACGTGGTGAACTATGAAGAGCGCAGCATCAGTTCAGGTGCTCATGCCAAAGCCTTGGCCTTGATCGAACTTCAAGTGAAAGGTACTGGTAAATCTGCCTTTGGTGCCGGGGTACATGACAACATCGTGACCTCTTCTATCGAAGCAATTATTGCCTCGACCAACCGTCTGATTGATCAGGGTGTTTTAAGCACTGATCAGGTGATTGCTGCTGCGGTCTAA
- the metX gene encoding homoserine O-succinyltransferase MetX has protein sequence MSFPADSVGIIVPQKFQFEEPLELECGRILPRFELMVETYGELNADKSNAILICHALSGHHHAAGYHHEDDKKAGWWDSCIGPGKAIDTSKFFVVSLNNIGGCSGSTGPTSPNPENDNRPYGPDFPLVTVRDWVKTQALLSDRLGIDTWDAIIGGSLGGMQALQWSVDYPNRLRKCVIIASAPKLSAQNIAFNEVARQSILSDPDFHNGRYLENDSYPKRGLILARMVGHITYLSEEAMKQKFGRDLKSGKFMYGFDVEFQVESYLRYQGEQFSRNFDANTYLIMTKALDYFDPSREYEQSLKKAMANTQCKFLVVSFTTDWRFTPARSQEIVDALISNHKPVSYLDIDAEQGHDSFLFPIPLYVKSLRAFLGGEEHLKATPKETI, from the coding sequence GTGTCTTTTCCAGCTGACTCAGTGGGCATTATTGTCCCACAAAAGTTCCAATTTGAAGAGCCGTTAGAGCTTGAATGCGGTCGCATCCTCCCACGTTTTGAACTGATGGTTGAAACTTATGGCGAACTCAATGCCGATAAGTCCAATGCCATTCTGATTTGTCATGCCCTTTCCGGTCATCACCATGCTGCTGGCTATCATCATGAAGATGATAAAAAAGCCGGCTGGTGGGATTCATGTATTGGTCCCGGCAAAGCTATTGATACGTCAAAATTCTTTGTGGTTTCACTGAATAATATTGGTGGCTGTAGCGGCTCTACCGGCCCAACCTCACCCAATCCTGAAAATGATAATCGTCCGTATGGTCCTGATTTTCCACTAGTTACAGTTCGCGACTGGGTCAAAACCCAAGCCCTGCTCTCTGATCGTTTAGGAATTGATACTTGGGATGCCATCATTGGCGGTTCACTGGGTGGCATGCAGGCATTGCAATGGTCAGTGGATTATCCAAACCGTTTAAGAAAATGCGTGATCATTGCCAGCGCTCCAAAGCTTTCTGCACAGAATATTGCTTTTAACGAAGTGGCACGTCAGTCGATTTTGTCAGACCCGGATTTCCATAATGGTCGTTATCTGGAAAATGACAGCTATCCAAAACGTGGCCTGATTTTGGCGCGTATGGTCGGTCATATTACCTACCTGTCCGAAGAAGCCATGAAGCAGAAGTTTGGCCGTGATTTAAAATCAGGCAAATTTATGTATGGTTTCGATGTCGAATTTCAAGTCGAAAGCTATTTACGTTATCAGGGTGAGCAGTTCAGCCGTAACTTTGATGCCAATACCTATCTGATCATGACCAAGGCACTGGATTACTTTGATCCGTCGCGTGAATATGAACAGTCGCTCAAAAAAGCCATGGCCAATACCCAGTGCAAATTCCTGGTGGTGTCATTCACCACTGACTGGCGTTTTACCCCTGCCCGCTCGCAAGAAATCGTGGATGCCTTAATTAGTAACCATAAACCTGTCAGCTATCTGGATATTGATGCGGAACAAGGCCATGACTCCTTCCTGTTCCCGATTCCGCTCTATGTAAAATCTTTGCGTGCATTTCTCGGGGGTGAAGAACACCTGAAAGCAACACCGAAGGAGACCATATAA
- the metW gene encoding methionine biosynthesis protein MetW: protein MRIDQQLAEKWIKPGSSVLDLGCGDGELLAQMSKKHDIRAYGLEIDQEKIAIAVSRGLNIIQQDLNLGLSRFADQSFDNVVMAQALQAVDAPDVLLRDMVRVGKQAIITFPNFAHWKTRSFLAIKGRMPVSEALPYMWYNTPNIHLCTFRDFEALCAENNIKIINRLAVNGNQEDSLLSKHLPNLFGEVAIYRVSAL from the coding sequence ATGCGTATCGATCAACAACTCGCTGAAAAGTGGATTAAGCCCGGTTCTAGCGTACTTGACCTCGGTTGTGGCGATGGTGAACTGCTGGCACAAATGAGTAAAAAGCACGATATTCGTGCATACGGATTAGAAATTGATCAGGAAAAGATTGCAATTGCGGTCAGTCGCGGGTTAAATATCATCCAGCAGGACTTAAACCTCGGCTTAAGCCGCTTTGCTGACCAGTCTTTTGACAATGTGGTCATGGCACAAGCTTTGCAAGCTGTAGATGCGCCTGACGTATTATTACGTGATATGGTGCGTGTGGGGAAACAGGCCATTATTACCTTCCCGAACTTTGCGCACTGGAAGACCCGGTCTTTCTTGGCAATCAAAGGGAGAATGCCGGTTTCTGAAGCCTTGCCGTATATGTGGTATAACACCCCGAATATCCACTTATGTACATTTCGTGATTTTGAAGCACTTTGTGCGGAAAATAACATCAAAATTATTAATCGACTCGCTGTGAACGGGAATCAAGAAGATAGTTTGCTGAGCAAGCATCTCCCTAATCTATTTGGTGAAGTCGCAATTTATCGAGTGAGCGCACTATGA
- a CDS encoding tetratricopeptide repeat protein, with amino-acid sequence MKKLLLSTTLLAGLFGMQAHADYVAPSPSVASQAAQYSIMDINSLTKAAKAGQAGAQFYLATKYQYGKDIQKDERQAFAWYKAAADQGLAVAQLNVGRMLADGIGTRKDEALARQYFEKAASRGDNRASFNLAMMEEKKKNYMGAYQWYELSTRDGMLDNKVITLSEGRKTALAANLTQEQIRQARDRADRWIQAQ; translated from the coding sequence ATGAAAAAATTATTATTAAGTACGACGCTACTGGCGGGACTTTTTGGCATGCAAGCCCATGCAGATTATGTTGCACCGAGTCCATCTGTTGCCAGTCAAGCGGCTCAGTATTCCATCATGGATATCAATAGTCTGACCAAAGCGGCGAAAGCCGGTCAGGCTGGTGCACAGTTTTATCTGGCCACCAAATACCAGTATGGTAAAGACATCCAGAAAGATGAACGTCAGGCCTTTGCCTGGTATAAAGCTGCTGCGGATCAAGGTCTGGCAGTTGCCCAGCTGAATGTCGGCCGTATGCTGGCCGATGGCATTGGTACCAGAAAAGATGAAGCGCTGGCGCGTCAGTATTTTGAAAAAGCGGCCAGCCGTGGCGATAACCGTGCCAGCTTTAACCTGGCAATGATGGAAGAGAAAAAGAAAAACTACATGGGTGCGTACCAGTGGTATGAACTTTCTACCCGTGATGGCATGCTCGACAATAAGGTGATTACGCTGTCGGAAGGCAGAAAAACTGCCTTGGCGGCGAATTTAACCCAAGAGCAGATCCGTCAGGCGCGTGATCGTGCCGACAGATGGATTCAGGCACAATAA
- the rdgB gene encoding RdgB/HAM1 family non-canonical purine NTP pyrophosphatase — protein MAATDWLSQGTLVLASNNKGKIAEFEKLFAELQLPVEVVAQGKLNIEDAIEDGLSFVENAIIKARHASKISGKPAIADDSGICVPVLGGAPGIYSARYSGEHGNDAANNEKLLADLKPLRQDGEVIEGMFVCVLALVQHAEDPLPQVFQGIWHGEIMEAARGENGFGYDPLFWLPELGISSAEMSKEEKNKISHRGQAMQLFKASLAK, from the coding sequence ATGGCTGCAACTGACTGGTTATCCCAAGGCACACTGGTATTGGCAAGTAATAACAAAGGTAAAATTGCCGAGTTTGAAAAACTGTTTGCCGAGCTACAACTGCCGGTTGAAGTCGTGGCCCAGGGCAAGTTGAATATCGAAGATGCGATCGAAGATGGTCTAAGCTTTGTAGAAAATGCGATTATTAAGGCTCGCCATGCTTCTAAAATTTCCGGAAAACCTGCTATTGCAGATGATTCAGGCATTTGTGTGCCAGTTCTTGGCGGCGCTCCCGGCATTTACTCGGCTCGTTATTCCGGTGAGCATGGCAACGATGCCGCCAATAATGAAAAACTGCTGGCCGATCTCAAACCCTTACGCCAAGATGGTGAAGTGATTGAGGGCATGTTTGTTTGCGTACTGGCACTGGTTCAACATGCCGAAGATCCCTTACCGCAAGTCTTTCAGGGTATCTGGCACGGGGAAATTATGGAAGCTGCACGTGGTGAAAATGGTTTTGGCTATGACCCCTTGTTCTGGTTACCGGAATTAGGAATTTCCAGTGCAGAAATGAGCAAGGAAGAAAAGAATAAAATCAGTCATCGCGGTCAGGCGATGCAGTTGTTTAAAGCGAGTTTGGCGAAGTAA
- a CDS encoding AEC family transporter encodes MALILPLLSFLIGYWGVQFLKPIRPFLAALLARILIPVLIIYNMVFYQEGSLWLIAFSFFCSCVFFALFYFTLKNKLRALCLSYLNGAWLGIPFALAVFGPQATSTVVALYIGGSLFGNVCAVMAVSEARQDSSYILKNVLLSPPVVALSVAALLSFWDLSQWQQVAWIEILYQANKVLVTFSGMCVLGMWLSNVRISRFDLMRSLQLIFYRGLVAVLLCVAAYYYLPIPQQTLTYAVMLMFFLLPPAANIVALETHYQGTGHSAKYIASGTLASAILIALYGVIVHALMPTL; translated from the coding sequence ATGGCCTTGATTCTTCCCCTCCTGTCTTTTCTAATTGGTTATTGGGGGGTGCAATTTTTAAAACCGATTCGACCTTTTTTGGCTGCTTTACTGGCACGGATCCTGATTCCGGTACTCATTATCTACAATATGGTATTTTACCAAGAGGGCAGTTTGTGGTTAATTGCCTTTAGCTTTTTCTGTTCCTGTGTGTTCTTTGCCTTATTTTATTTCACCCTGAAAAATAAACTGCGTGCCTTATGCCTGAGCTATTTAAATGGGGCATGGCTGGGAATTCCTTTTGCACTGGCAGTTTTTGGCCCGCAAGCGACCAGTACTGTGGTGGCGCTGTACATCGGTGGTTCTTTGTTTGGCAATGTCTGTGCGGTGATGGCAGTCAGTGAAGCCAGACAAGATAGCAGCTATATTTTAAAAAATGTACTGCTCTCACCACCAGTGGTGGCACTGTCAGTGGCAGCCTTATTGTCATTTTGGGATTTGAGTCAGTGGCAGCAAGTCGCTTGGATAGAGATACTGTATCAGGCCAATAAAGTACTGGTCACTTTTAGCGGCATGTGTGTGCTGGGAATGTGGCTGAGCAATGTGCGGATCAGCCGCTTCGATTTAATGCGCAGTCTGCAACTGATTTTTTATAGAGGGCTGGTTGCGGTTTTGCTGTGTGTTGCCGCTTATTATTATTTACCTATTCCGCAGCAGACGCTGACTTATGCAGTGATGCTGATGTTCTTTTTATTGCCGCCTGCAGCCAATATTGTGGCGCTGGAAACCCATTATCAGGGAACAGGCCATTCCGCCAAATATATTGCTTCGGGAACTTTGGCCAGCGCAATCTTGATTGCCTTATATGGGGTAATCGTGCATGCGTTGATGCCTACACTATAG
- the tatA gene encoding Sec-independent protein translocase subunit TatA, with amino-acid sequence MAGLSIWHVLIFAIVVILLFGTSKLKNLGKDVGGAIKDFKKSVKDEEAEQAKLAEPRTIDAQVKTPEHSVKS; translated from the coding sequence ATGGCAGGATTATCAATTTGGCATGTGCTGATTTTCGCAATTGTGGTGATTTTATTGTTCGGTACATCGAAACTTAAAAATTTGGGTAAAGACGTCGGCGGTGCGATTAAAGACTTTAAAAAATCAGTAAAGGATGAAGAGGCTGAACAGGCCAAGCTTGCAGAGCCACGCACCATTGATGCCCAGGTCAAAACGCCTGAACATTCGGTTAAAAGTTAA